CAAGTACCGCAGTGTGTCGGTGCTGATTACGGAGCAAATTAACTTGTATCTGCAGATCGAGCAGAAGCCAAAGAAAAAGGACGAGCTGATGGTGTCGAACAGCGTGCTCAAGCTGGCCGCCGATCTGCTAAAGGAACTCGAAACGCCATTCAAGCTCTCTGGCCTTAGTGCCAATCCATATCTATTCACAACCATCAAGGTGGTAATCCTGTCGGCCCTATCGGGCGTGCTTAGCGAAGTTTTAGGCTTTAAACTGAAGCTGCATAAAATCAAGATCAAGTAACCTATGCAAGGCGCAGACCCATCATATTTTTGTAGTACAACTTTTTAGAAACGCTTTAAGAGAAATCTAACACTACACTCTAAATTAGTTAAGTGAATAAATTTAAGCGAGCCAATGTTTATGCTTGTCACGTGATTGTTTAGCTACGTTAACAAGCCCACTAACGACTACGTAAACCAACAGAAATTAGTATTTACCTACTTACCTTCTAGAGCGACCTGCACAATCACAAATCAtgtttaggcaaattgtgCAATGCAATGAATCGCATGAAAGTTCATAGAACTTTAAGCCTAAAATCAGTGCACCTATTGTAGTTGGCTGTTCATTCTGTTACAGTCCCAAGTTAAATTCCTAAGGCGGTCTCAGCTAGTgttgcaattaataaatgttaGTAAACTATAATAAAAATCTCGTTTAAAATAATATGCTTTGTCTATCTTACTAGTATATACCAATTGGATGTTTATAGCTGTGAAAGCAACAAATTGGTTCTACCTTTTTCTTCATTGGATAGAAAGATCTGATCTAGATGTTAATCTTTAATCTTTGTTGAAAACTATAtccttttttctttctgtgcaacACCCGTCTGCTCTTCGTTAATCGATAGTTGGCTCAATAGCGATCGACCAGCTGTTGCTGTTATCGTTATCAGTTCGGCCACCCACAACTGACGTAACTTTCGCCTCCACTCGCGTGGTAATTTTCGCATTTAGCTCCCTTAAAATCCCACCCCCCACAAAATGATCCGGCTTAATTGGCTATTCAGGAGCTCCTCGGTGCTGCTGCGCAGCCAGGTGCGACTGCTCCATGTGGGAGATGCCAATGTTTTGCATAGCGAGGTAGACAAGCAGTCCGCCGAGTACAAGGTGCATATAAACAGGCTGTATTTATGTTTACATACCAGCTAAAGTCCAAGCTTTTTTAGGAAAATGCCAGAGAGATGGCCAGTTTGGTTGGAGATCTGCGGAACTTCACCAGCCAGGTGCTCAAGGGAGGCGGACAAAAGGCCATCGAGCGACACACATCGCGGGGTAAACTCTTAGCCAGGGAGCGCATCAACCTGCTCCTGGATAAAGGATCGCCCTTCCTAGAACTCAGTGCTTTGGCCGGACACGAGTTATATGGCGAAGAGGTGGTCAACTCCGGGGGAATCGTCACCGGAGTGGGACGCGTTTGCGGGTAGGTCTGAAAAATCCAAGTTGATCGAAGTTCCACATCAGAACTTTTAGCGCTTGCATAGCACATTCAGTCTGCAGAAGACAAGGTTACGCGTCATTAGGGTTAATTAGGTCGTAGATTATATTTAGATTATAATTATAGATCGGCATAAATAGCCGATCCGATCTAGCCGTGCCCCCAGTCTGTCTGTTCGTATAAACGTAACGATCTCCGGAACTATTCAAGATATTTTGTGAGTCTCATAGTGAaggtggaaaataaataaattgtgtacgaaattttttaaattatcaaaaataatatgcaATTTTCATTACAGAACTGAGTGTTTGGTGGTGGCCAACGATGCCACTGTGAAGGGTGGAAGCTACTATCCCATTACCGTTAAGAAGCATTTGCGCGCTCAGGAGATTGCCCAAGAAAACCGCTTGCCCTGCATTTACCTTGTGGACTCGGGTGGCGCCAACCTTCCGCGCCAGGCGGATGTCTTTCCAGACAAACTGCACTTCGGACGCATCTTCTACAACCAGGCAAACATGTCGGCCCAGGGAATTCCTCAGATTGCTGTAGTTATGGGCAGCTGCACGGCCGGAGGAGCTTACGTACCGGCAATGGCCGATGAGAGCATCATTGTTAAGAAGCAGGGAACTATATTTCTTGCTGGGCCGCCGCTGGTGAAGGCGGCCACTGGAGAGGAAGTGTCTGCGGAAGATTTGGGTGGAGCAGACTTGCACTGCAAGACTTCTGGGGTCACCGACCACTATGCCTTAGACGACGAACACGCCTTGTATCTGGCCCGCCAGATTGTGAGCAACTTAAACTTGTCCGCCACTAATTCGTACAACGATCAGCTGATGCACTCCAGTCAAGTCAATTTCCAGACTGCTACTCCGCCGTCTGCCGTAGAAGAACCGCGCTACGACGCGGAAGAGCTGTACGGCATCGTAGGTCCCAATCTTACCAAAAGCTTTGACGTTCGCGAGGTGATTGCGCGCATCGTCGACGGAAGTCGCTTTACGGAGTTTAAGAAGCTATATGGTGAGACTTTGGTGTGCGGATTTGCGAAGCTATATGGCCACACAGTGGGAATAGTCGGAAACAATGGAGTCCTTTTCTCGGAGAGCGCACTCAAAGGCGCCCACTTCATTCAGTTGTGCGCACAGCGCAAGATACCGCTCGTTTTCCTGCAAAATATTACTGGTAAGTTGATATGTGGAGTGGCTGGGCGATTAAATAATGATATCGATCTATGTAGGCTTCATGGTGGGGCGCGATGCCGAGGCCAATGGTATTGCCAAAAACGGAGCTAAGATGGTAACGGCCGTGGCCTGCGCTAATGTGCCCAAGTTCACGGTGATAATCGGCGGTTCCTACGGTGCGGGCAATTACGGCATGTGCGGTCGGGCCTATTCGCCTCGTTTCCTATACATGTGGCCAAATTCGCGCATCTCAGTGATGGGCGGAACTCAGGCAGCCAATGTTATGGCTCAGATCACCGAAGATCAACGCAAGCGAGCTGGCAAGGAGTTCAGCGAGGAAGAAGCCCAAAAGCTGAAGGCTCCCATTGTGGAAATGTTTGAGGCGGAGGGTTCGCCCTACTACAGTACGGCTCGTCTGTGGGACGACGGCATCATTGATCCGGCCAACACCCGTCAGATCCTGGGCCTTAGCTTGAAAGCAGCCTTGAACAACGCCGGTCAGGAGACCAAGTTTGGAGTCTTCCGCAtgtaaatccaatttgtaTGCTGGAGAAATTTAATCGGAGCGCATTTACAGGCATTTAATGCCTTTATTTCGAAACTGTTGCATTTATTAGCGTTAAGGCAATTGTTAACTGTGTAATGTACAACTGATTGTTTATTAGGAACAGGCGTGTGAAATCGTTCAAAGCTTACGAAACAACTTTTAAGttgctaaaatattttaattcctGTGCAATAGAACAAATGTTTATGTCAAAAAGTTACAGCTATTTAAGAAATACggaaaacacaaaacacacacatttaaatgtataatgtataacaaaacaatttattttattagtattaAGGGTTGTAAGAGTAAAACCAGTAAGATTGACACAGCTGGGATCAAACAAAGCCGCCTATCTAGTGCATACCACTGTTACACTTTTAGTGGTgttcaatataaatattttcttctgAAAATAAATACGTTTTATTGCTAAATTTCATGCTGTCGTACATttataattgtattttttaaaaataacagtCGATATCGCTATATAGTGGACCACGGACTATCGTTCATCTCTAGCGCCTATCGATAGACCTCCATGCGGACCTGCGCTGGGCGGCCGATGCATCAGTGTACATTTTACATCCCTAGCGCTCGCTCGTTTAGCAGAAGACGGTTTTTCATAGAATTAACATTTCCTTGTTTAAAGCCAGGAATCATTTAGTTCTCCGTCGCCCCGAAGGATAACGACCAACTGATTAGGTGAGTTTATCACAGGATCCCACGATTGACCGGTTGAATGTCCACTGCATCCACAGTGTGAGTGAGTCAGTGAGTGAGTCTCTCTCCGtttacatatatgtgtgtgtgtgtgtgcggctcCTCAACTTATtcgcaaaaaagaaaagaagaaatCGCAAACCTAGAAGTAGCGTCAGCAGAAAAGAAAGTTCATCGGTATGTGGCGATTTAAAATAACTCTGCCGAAAACTTCAAGTGCACACTTGGCCGAATAAATAGCTGTACATCGCGGAGCCTGCGTGCGCCTGTGTGCGTGCCTGTGCGTGTgcattgtatatttaaatgtcgcctgctgctgcttcgcTTCCTcctccaaaaataaaattcccTATCCTGGTTCCTTGCAAGTGTGAGTGACTATCATCTcggcgagtgtgtgtgtgtgtgcgtgcgtttGTTTGTTCTTGCCACAGCCGCAGAAAGAGGCCGCAAAAATTCCGGTGcagtgtacatatatatggtgGAAGGTGCCCAACCCCTACTACCTCGTTTCCGATGCTCGCGACGTCTGGAAAAGCGTGGAAAACATATTGCCTGAGTTTAAGCCATCGTTTCGATGACGTCATTCTTCTGCGGCTTATCTGTCAAGCCCCCGCATTTCTTCAGATGGcatgtctgtgtgtgtgagctgtCCAGTTACCAATGATTCTCGgacttgttttgttttcctttagCTCAAGTTACTATTTTTAttggcttaattaaaatggGCTCCGCCGACGCAGCTTTTTGGCCTTCCCGATGCTGCTCTACTAGAATGCCGGTTTCTTTTCGATTTCCACTCAAAAACACTGGGAGCACTCACTCACAGTTTCGAGCGGATTTGGCTCAATAGCATCGGAATGTTTATTTGTTGCTCAAACagcttattgttgttgccgcacTTCCACTCTCAGCAGATTGTATCACACCTGGGGATGTGGACTAACACATGTCCAAATATGATTCAAATATGGAAGTCTCTCCAAGTGGGCTAGAAATGAAAACCCCTGCTAGTGGCCCTGCTTCGCTCCTCTTTTCTGTTTCCCTGGTTCTGCTTAATTAGTTCGCTTTCAACTTCCGCTGCACGCGCCCACATCCACACTGACTTATCGACAGCCACAACAAACTacactggccaaaaaaaaaaaaaaccatcgCCTGGGTCATCAATTCCGCAGTTTCTCGTCTCCAAATGTCACACATCAGCGACTTACCAACTAGGAATTTTGTGGATATAATGATCTCCGATGAGTTATCAAGCATATGACTCAATAGCACTCAAAATACGAATCTAAACTGCAACTCATTTGTTTTCCCCATCTTATGGATGCAAATAAGCATTCGTATCAGTTGACTTTAATGCAAGGAACTTTTTGAAACAGTCACTGATTTAAGAGGGATTTGACTGGAAAAATATAGCGCATTTGTTTGAAATTTCTTTAGTAGTTAGTTTTAAACTACAAGGTTTATTTGAAATGATAAGTTTTTActataaaaattgtatttcaaATAGAATcttgattttataaatagctTTACTTTCCAGAAACTTAAATGTATTATGATTATTGActaatgttatttatttagagTTTTTTGAGTCATCGAATTTCAGTCTTATCCACTTATTGGAAAATAACAAACCGGACAGTCTAAAAGACGACTGATAAAAATGCGACTAATATAGTAAtatagtaataataaatagtGCAAACTAATATAGTGTAATATATTACATGCAGGGGAAATATGCAATTGGAATGCGTAGTTTTTTGAGATAGAACAGAAAGCATATGATTTCTTCATAGAAAACATTATTCCTCTGTGTAGTAATCCCAACTTGTATTTGGGACACTGCTATTGTTGTGCCTTCTCTGGCGGGGGCACTTAAATCAATAAACGAGCAGCAAATCGCTCCGCATTTGAATTGAAGTTTCGCCCTTTCGGGTCAATGCACCGTACACTCGCGCAGCGAAAAGGTGGAGAGTCGGAGTTTTACGGAAACACCGAAAGGCCCACGGCCGACGTGAGTCAGTGTATTTATAGGCCGGCTCCCAAATGCCGGCTAATTCTTTATCTCATCTGGCCCACGTCAGATGGCCCATGCCCATGCTCTATGTTCCTGCTGGCCAGGCTGACATTGATAATGCCAATGACGCGCTCCATGAGTAATCTCCATCTTCGCGTCGCAACGAAGCGGATCGATATCGCCGCATTGTAGCGGCGAACAGTCCAAGTTCATTGTTCGCCCGTTCCAGTATCCGCGGAGCATTTTCTTTCGTTCGATCGCCTTTTATGCTCTCGTAAGTGTAGAGATGGGTCTGAAGAGGATTTATCTTCTGAAGTTCAGAAAAAGTGCTCTTGCGACATATCCAAATCCATATCTTGAACATTGACTAAAGCAAAGATACTGGTTACTTGTAAGGATAAAATTGTTTGGGGTCATGAAACGCAGTAAATCagtgcatatgtacatatggcACTCTGCCACTCTGTGTCTTTACGAATAGTTATGAGTGATTTTAAATATGGAATTTGTCCAGTGTGCGATTTTGGTTTCCGCATTAcgtatattttgaaaaataacagGATGGCGACTAAGTGGTCAAAAAACAGGCCTTGAGAATGTTGCTTTTCAGTAGAGATTTCAGAGGTAGATTAGTTTGTATAAGTCCTGCCAGTTGGTCACAGAGCGTAAAACGAagtaaaagaaaaacgaaagtAATTTGTACAGTTCGATTTCGTTTTGCAAATTGAGTTTTATCAAGAAAGGTTAGTTTATCGGAAATCCAGCCAGAAGTACGTCGGATATACAGAGGTGGTAAGTGCATCGGGCAGATTGGTATGCTGAATCCGGGAAGTAAGACAATTAGCTTTTGGTGTGGAAATGCCTATTTGTGGTTCGGTCTGTTCGGTCCAGAGCTAACTAGCCAAACTACTTTCGAGGAACAAATTCTGCAGATTGTGGAATGAGTGAGCAACGGTAACATGTCCAATAACAATCATTTGGCGTTCCCTGTTGCCGTTTGCTTTGCTGATGACTATCGTGATCTTGATATTGAGCACGCACATGGGACACGCTTCAATGCACCCCGAGCTAAAACAATTATTAGCCGCCGCAATTAAGAGCCGTTCATGGCGCTAGCACTCCCACACGGACTGCATGTGGAGCCGCCACTGTGCAGTTACCAACTAACCAGCCTTTTGCATCTTCGTTTCAGTGCCGCTAACTAAACCAGAGGACACCACCAACATGGCTGTAAACGTCTACTCCACAAATGTGACGTCAGAGAATCTCTCGCGCCACGATATGCTAGCTTGGGTTAACGATTGCCTCCAGTCGCAATTCTCAAAAATCGAGGAGCTCTGCACAGGTAAGTGGGCTTGACTCGTCTACAAAGTGCTGGGATCAACCTACGCTTCCACTTCTAGGTGCAGCTTACTGTCAGTTCATGGACATGCTGTTTCCCAATTCAGTGCCAGTAAAGCGTGTCAAATTTCGTACCAATCTGGAGCACGAGTACATACAGAACTTCAAGATATTGCAGGCGGGCTTCAAGAAGATGTCTGTGGATAAGGTACATATGCCCGCTTGCTTACATTACTTTTCTATTTTTCGAacctttatttaattttgacaCACAAATCCACCCGATCCGAAGAATGTAGAGTGGACATGGGCACGGTACAGTGGAAGCGCTTAAAGCGTCGCTAAAAGCATATGTCCACTGTACCAATATACTCTTGTATGTTGTGACTAACTACGATTTCCGTTACAAATCAACTTCACGACTACGCAACCACCGACAACCACAGATCATTCCAGTTGATAAACTGATTAAGGGACGCTTTCAAGACAACTTTGAGTTCCTTCAATGGTTTAAAAAATTCTTCGACGCCAATTACGACGGTCGCGAGTACGACCCCGTGGCTCAGCGGGGCGGAGTCAAGCTGGGCAATGGCAACGGACACGGCAGCAACGGAGGCAGTGGCgtgggcagcagcaacaacgatCTCCATCTGATGCACCGGCGACCATTGCAGGCTCCAGCTTCTGGCGGACGAATGCCAGCACGGGTCATCGCTTCAACTGGTACGGTTCTGTCGAAGCTACGAACTCCGGTGTGGAAGAGCCATTTGCTTGCCATTTCATTTGAGTTGCGAAGCGAACGAACGTGAAGCACGCAGCGGAACTAGGCAAAACTGGGATGCCACACAACACCACACAAAACTTCACCAACCCCACTGGCCTTGAGCTGCTGGCGCACCAAGTAATACACAAAATGCACACACATTCAGTCGCATCAAAGCACACAGCACACATGTTGGAGGATCTGTTGTTGTCCCACATCCAACCCACTAACTCCTCTTCATCCCCGTACAGTGATGGGAAATAcccaaatatttgtatttatatagatCCGCGACATGGACAATACTTTTGAAGCCATAATTACTTAGGCATATGTGGGCGGATTTCCAACTGCAAAGTGTACAAGATTTCTTTATTACAAGGTTAAACGCAAATAATAGTTTAGATCTTATCTTTGGAAGTGGCTAAGTCTGCgatcaatttaactgaaaatcCATCCCCATCATTGCaaagttattatttatacaCATCTTTTTTATCTGGTGCTTTGGCTGGCCAAAGAGTTCTGTTTTCCAAATTCATACTGTATGTTTGTTTAATCTTTGTTCCCATTGCATTTGGATTCACCACACGCTCTCTCACCTGTTTGCATATCTCTCGCCCATTTTACTTTTAGATTATACCCATTGACAAATTAGTCAAGGGTCGCTTCCAAGACAATTTCGAGTTTTTGCAATGGTTTAAAAAGTTCTTCGATGCCAATTACGATGGCAGGGATTACGATGCCAGCGCGGTGCGCGAGGGAGCCCCAATGGGCTTCGGATCGGGAGCGGTAAAGTCACTGCCCGGCACGGCGGCAAGCGGCGTGTCCAGCAGCTATCGACGTGGCCCATCGGCAACGACACGCCCAGCAATGACGTCTGCAGTGAAGCCCAGtatgttttggtttggttccCAATTGAATCCTTCTATCGCTATCTCTTCTTTCATTATCGTACGCACTATCCACATGATCAGACAATTGTACATATCGCATGCCCAGGTCCATGTAGATGTTGCACATCCTCCAAGTAAACACAAAAGCACGAATAGAAGACAAATGCTGTCTGTGCTTCACGTTTGTTGATTCCTTATGCTTTTATACATACCTCCGACCTGGATGTTCGCATACTAAACTCAATCGCCTTGCCCATTCCAGCAGTATCCAAGGTGCTGCCGCGCACGAACAACGCAGCCCCAGCGAGCAGAATAAACGCCTGTGCCAACAGCACGGGCACGGTCAAGAAGAACGACGTGAGCAATTCGGTCAACAATCAACAAATAGAAGAGATGTCAAATCAGGTGGGTCAAGATcaagaaaatgagaaaaaaaccGGTACTAATATTATGGATCAGGTGATGGATATGCGCATAAACCTGGAGGGATTGGAAAAGGAGCGAGACTTTTACTTCTCTAAGTTGCGGGATATTGAAATTCTGTAAGTAATGAAATCAACAGGTTGAATTAAGAACGCCATGCCTACCTGCTATTATATTTCTAGTTGCCAAGAAGCCGATGACGCCGAGGCGCATCCGATCATACAAAAGATTTTGGACATCTTATATGCGACTGAGGTAGGACAAGTCTGTACTCTTTTTACCCGGCCCTGCAATCGCTTAgacttatattttctatttgcagGATGGTTTTGCGCCGCCTGACGATGCACCACCAGAGGACGAGGAGTATTAATTTGAAACGTGAACGAAAACCCACTAAATTCATTTGCTGCATACATATTCAAAACATAAGTCAAGAAGCATGATGAAGGGGACAGAGTTTATTATTTAGACAGAATCCAAGAAGACGTTAAGCAAAAACGAGAAGACTAACAAATGAAGAGTGTTTGATTTCCTAGGCCGAGGCTGACAGCAGGATCGCCACGTGATTAAATAGTTATTCTTCAAACATTTATTTGATACGAACGCGTCGTCGCTTAACAGATAGAGACGGGATTTTTTTCGATTCAAAATTGTACCCACGATAATTTTGCTGATGTTGCCGATGTGTGTGAACCATCAAccatttcatatttaaattgtttgtaTATTAGCGGAATAAACGAACCAAATCTCGATATCTAATGGAAAGCCAGCCTACCCTTTTCAAAATTCTTTTTTGAAAGGTTCACAGACTCGTAACTAAGAAAATTTAGAATGCTCAGCTTGCAAATTTACTTTGATTTAGATTAGCTCTTTGTATCACATGGTTTACATGGTTGATTTATATCCTATTAAGcacatttataatttttgtttaagtAAAACTTTTCACTAGCTGACTTTTGTCGTTTTGAGTGTTGTATGTAGTGGATCACAAGAGCCGAACCAACGGTATTTTGTACTTTCgatttctatttttaaataattggcTTCATAACAAAATGATTGTATAAAATAAGTGATTTTTGCTCTCAATTTTTTAAGTTCTATATTTATGTGTAAAACAGGCAGAACTCGTTAAAAAGTTTGAATAAAAGCGAACGTCTAAACACAACTTTTTGATTTCCGGCTTTCACATTACATCACTACGCACGGACAAGTTACTCCAAGCGGAAACTTTCACCCCTCCATTTCTCTTCTCTGATCATTGTAAATAATTTGTTAACACACCACACCACTCACATGATAGTCAACCTGTCCTTTCGACAGACACAAGTAAATGTATGATTATGCTCACACACCACAGCATCGAGTGTGCCACCCACGCCATGATCTATAACCTAATTCTAGAATAAAAACATGTGTTGCTTGATTCAAAATTAATGCATTTCTCTTTTCGCACACGGGCAGGGCCCTACAACCAATCCTAAATCTATTTGACGGCGCTCTGGATGTGTGGCTGCTTGTGGGTGCCGTCACAGAAGGGTCTGTGGGTGGTCTGTTTGCAGTTGCAGAGCCAGTAGTCTCCCGACTTCTCCACCTTGAACCGAATGGGCCTGGAAAGCACAGGGGTATTACTTCGTCGCATAGCTCTGGCTCGAGCACCTATGTACATACCTCTGCTTGATCTTCAGGAACTCGTTCTTGTGCATTCCATCGCAGAGGGGCTGAGACTTGGACTTGCCGCACAGGCACCAGCTGTATGTTTTATCTGTTGGAATCGCGAGTTGTGGTTATGTAAATACTTGTTCTCTGCGCACCGATACGATGCGATTTCTCAATAATACCTTTGTCCAGGTGGATCTTGAAGGGGCGCTTGTCGAAGATCGTACCGTTCTCCTTTTGCAGAACGGCCGTTTGCTTATCCTCGAGCAGGTTACTGGGAATTGTTTTGGCCGAGTCCACCGGTTTTGCGCTGGAACTGTAGCATGCCTGCATGGGAGTAATGCCTTGAAATCAGGGGGTGATCTATCTTGGCTATGGGGGATGCCTACCTTGAGCAACCAGGATGCCCCCAGGTTCCGTCTTAGTATCATTGACATTCTAAcgctaatttatttttgttctcTTTATTTAAGCTGATGATTGCAGTGTCGAAAGTATCGATATGTTGTCATCGGTGGTGATGGTGTTGCAAGGTCGTACCACTACTTTTACCAAGCTCAAATGGGCTCATTGAGAGTATGGATAGATACTGCTTTAATTTACATCTAAAAGTTCACAAATATATGTCTCTTCTGGTAGCgagaaagaaaaaatgttgcaGATTTTCAAACTGGGCAGTGCTGCCAGACCGCCCCAGCTGAATGCACAGTGGTGCAAAACGTTCGGGCTGAATGTTAATGTTATCGGCAGTCACTCCTATCGATGCTCTATCTGCCGTTATCGCTGCCCAAGGTCgccaatttaaaatttgatttcagAATTCCGGAATCTGTTCAGCTGATAAGCAGAGATATGATTCCGATGCGCCTGGAAATGTCTCTCCTCGTTTGGAGGTATTTTAGCGTCTATCGCAGACATTCATCTTAATGAAAGCTCGTTATGTGCCCCATACTTGACTAGGGAATTCTGAGTTCCGACCGACGGGTGCACACGCCGAATTCTCGCAGATAACACGATTTATCAAGCGGCCCCGTTAGACAAACTGATTAGCCCGACAGCCCAGAGATCTTCTACGTAATATACTTTATTTTACAATACAAATACTACATATGCGGGGTGTCTTACGAACCTCTTCCAGTAAAATATTAAGGGGAATTAATGCACGGGTTTACTCGAAACCTTTTTAACTTTGAGTTAACAACTAAAACAAAACACCCCTCTTGGAATGCCACAGTCGTTTTGTTTGCATTCCTAGCCAATCCAATAACGGCGAAACCGATATTTCTGGGACACCCCTGAGCCCGTCTAGAACTCGTCGTTGAACGGGTAGTACTTATGGCCCGACATTCCCGAAAAGGGTACCGTGCGCTGCCCGGTGTGATACTGCTCCATGCCGGCGACGTCGTCTGGACTCAGCTCGAAGTCGAAGACGCGGAAGTTCTCCTCGATGCGGGCCTTGTTCGACGACTTGGGCAGTGGCACCACGCCTAGCTGGACCAGATAACGCAGGCAGATCTGTGCCGTGGTGCGGCCGTACTTCTTGGCCAGATTCTGGGCATGCTCGTCGTAGAGGAAGGGCGGCCACTGCCGAGCGGGCTGGGGACGTGCCAGGGGGCAGTAGGCGCAGATGACCAGTCCGTGGCGCTTGGCATGCTCCCGGAGCTGGCGCTGCTGAAAGCCTGGGTGGCACTCCACCTGGTTCAC
The sequence above is drawn from the Drosophila melanogaster chromosome 2R genome and encodes:
- the Eb1 gene encoding Eb1, isoform F, whose product is MAVNVYSTNVTSENLSRHDMLAWVNDCLQSQFSKIEELCTGAAYCQFMDMLFPNSVPVKRVKFRTNLEHEYIQNFKILQAGFKKMSVDKIIPVDKLIKGRFQDNFEFLQWFKKFFDANYDGREYDPVAQRGGVKLGNGNGHGSNGGSGVGSSNNDLHLMHRRPLQAPASGGRMPARVIASTAVSKVLPRTNNAAPASRINACANSTGTVKKNDVSNSVNNQQIEEMSNQVMDMRINLEGLEKERDFYFSKLRDIEILCQEADDAEAHPIIQKILDILYATEDGFAPPDDAPPEDEEY
- the CG3420 gene encoding uncharacterized protein, isoform B, with the protein product MSMILRRNLGASWLLKACYSSSAKPVDSAKTIPSNLLEDKQTAVLQKENGTIFDKRPFKIHLDKDKTYSWCLCGKSKSQPLCDGMHKNEFLKIKQRPIRFKVEKSGDYWLCNCKQTTHRPFCDGTHKQPHIQSAVK
- the Eb1 gene encoding Eb1, isoform E, translating into MAVNVYSTNVTSENLSRHDMLAWVNDCLQSQFSKIEELCTGAAYCQFMDMLFPNSVPVKRVKFRTNLEHEYIQNFKILQAGFKKMSVDKIIPIDKLVKGRFQDNFEFLQWFKKFFDANYDGRDYDASAVREGAPMGFGSGAVKSLPGTAASGVSSSYRRGPSATTRPAMTSAVKPISKVLPRTNNAAPASRINACANSTGTVKKNDVSNSVNNQQIEEMSNQVMDMRINLEGLEKERDFYFSKLRDIEILCQEADDAEAHPIIQKILDILYATEDGFAPPDDAPPEDEEY
- the Mccc2 gene encoding Methylcrotonoyl-CoA carboxylase 2, whose product is MIRLNWLFRSSSVLLRSQVRLLHVGDANVLHSEVDKQSAEYKENAREMASLVGDLRNFTSQVLKGGGQKAIERHTSRGKLLARERINLLLDKGSPFLELSALAGHELYGEEVVNSGGIVTGVGRVCGTECLVVANDATVKGGSYYPITVKKHLRAQEIAQENRLPCIYLVDSGGANLPRQADVFPDKLHFGRIFYNQANMSAQGIPQIAVVMGSCTAGGAYVPAMADESIIVKKQGTIFLAGPPLVKAATGEEVSAEDLGGADLHCKTSGVTDHYALDDEHALYLARQIVSNLNLSATNSYNDQLMHSSQVNFQTATPPSAVEEPRYDAEELYGIVGPNLTKSFDVREVIARIVDGSRFTEFKKLYGETLVCGFAKLYGHTVGIVGNNGVLFSESALKGAHFIQLCAQRKIPLVFLQNITGFMVGRDAEANGIAKNGAKMVTAVACANVPKFTVIIGGSYGAGNYGMCGRAYSPRFLYMWPNSRISVMGGTQAANVMAQITEDQRKRAGKEFSEEEAQKLKAPIVEMFEAEGSPYYSTARLWDDGIIDPANTRQILGLSLKAALNNAGQETKFGVFRM
- the Eb1 gene encoding Eb1, isoform B — its product is MAVNVYSTNVTSENLSRHDMLAWVNDCLQSQFSKIEELCTGAAYCQFMDMLFPNSVPVKRVKFRTNLEHEYIQNFKILQAGFKKMSVDKIIPIDKLVKGRFQDNFEFLQWFKKFFDANYDGRDYDASAVREGAPMGFGSGAVKSLPGTAASGVSSSYRRGPSATTRPAMTSAVKPTVSKVLPRTNNAAPASRINACANSTGTVKKNDVSNSVNNQQIEEMSNQVMDMRINLEGLEKERDFYFSKLRDIEILCQEADDAEAHPIIQKILDILYATEDGFAPPDDAPPEDEEY